A region of Sugiyamaella lignohabitans strain CBS 10342 chromosome A, complete sequence DNA encodes the following proteins:
- the ALF1 gene encoding Alf1p (Alpha-tubulin folding protein; similar to mammalian cofactor B; Alf1p-GFP localizes to cytoplasmic microtubules; required for the folding of alpha-tubulin and may play an additional role in microtubule maintenance; GO_component: GO:0005737 - cytoplasm [Evidence IEA,IEA]; GO_component: GO:0005737 - cytoplasm [Evidence IDA] [PMID 11914276]; GO_component: GO:0005856 - cytoskeleton [Evidence IEA,IEA]; GO_component: GO:0005874 - microtubule [Evidence IEA]; GO_component: GO:0005634 - nucleus [Evidence IDA] [PMID 11914276]; GO_function: GO:0043014 - alpha-tubulin binding [Evidence IPI] [PMID 9885248]; GO_function: GO:0008017 - microtubule binding [Evidence IPI] [PMID 9885248]; GO_process: GO:0007023 - post-chaperonin tubulin folding pathway [Evidence IMP,IPI] [PMID 9885248]; GO_process: GO:0006457 - protein folding [Evidence IMP,IPI] [PMID 9885248]) has translation MATNDVSMFVTSEQTSSERRISPGWTVAQLKGKLEHITGIPPASQKIHIHGPSTKTTGLSVELSDQDENKILSSYNLAEYGRIHVEDTRPIGSQLNFNDTSAVEKYVMPEDEYSTREDSVLNWKKKNQLGRFDPNAKTVIEEQERQSEKLIQEKGIAVGLRCQVSSEGAHRRGQVKFVGEVPEIANKTTKVWIGVEFDEPLGKNDGSIAGVRYFEAKPLHGSFIKPELVEVGDFPEESLFDDDEL, from the coding sequence ATGGCGACTAACGATGTTTCTATGTTTGTCACGTCAGAGCAGACGTCCTCTGAAAGAAGAATCTCTCCTGGCTGGACTGTAGCTCAACTTAAAGGCAAACTCGAGCATATCACGGGTATTCCACCTGCCTCACAAAAGATTCATATTCACGGTCCTAGCACCAAAACCACTGGTCTATCAGTAGAATTATCCGACCAAgatgaaaacaaaatactCAGCTCATACAATTTGGCGGAATATGGAAGAATTCATGTGGAAGATACACGTCCTATTGGCAGCCAATTGAATTTCAATGACACCTCAGCTGTCGAGAAGTATGTCATGCCCGAAGACGAGTATTCCACCCGGGAAGATTCTGTTTTGAACtggaagaaaaagaaccAGCTTGGGAGATTTGATCCCAACGCCAAGACTGTAATTGAAGAGCAGGAGCGACAGTCAGAGAAATTGATCCAAGAAAAGGGAATCGCTGTTGGTTTAAGATGTCAAGTATCTAGTGAGGGAGCACATCGCAGGGGTCAAGTGAAGTTTGTAGGCGAAGTCCCAGAAATTGCCAATAAAACGACCAAAGTCTGGATTGGTGTCGAGTTTGACGAGCCCTTGGGCAAAAACGATGGCTCTATTGCTGGTGTAAGATACTTTGAAGCAAAGCCTTTGCATGGCTCGTTCATCAAGCCAGAACTGGTCGAAGTAGGCGACTTCCCAGAAGAATCTTtgtttgatgatgatgaattgTGA
- the MIF2 gene encoding Mif2p (Protein required for structural integrity of elongating spindles; localizes to the kinetochore; interacts with histones H2A, H2B, and H4; phosphorylated by Ipl1p; orthologous to human centromere constitutive-associated network (CCAN) subunit CENP-C and fission yeast cnp3; GO_component: GO:0005694 - chromosome [Evidence IEA]; GO_component: GO:0000775 - chromosome, centromeric region [Evidence IEA,IEA]; GO_component: GO:0000780 - condensed nuclear chromosome, centromeric region [Evidence IDA] [PMID 9407032]; GO_component: GO:0000776 - kinetochore [Evidence IEA]; GO_component: GO:0000818 - nuclear MIS12/MIND complex [Evidence IDA] [PMID 14581449]; GO_component: GO:0005634 - nucleus [Evidence IEA,IEA]; GO_function: GO:0003677 - DNA binding [Evidence IEA,IEA]; GO_function: GO:0019237 - centromeric DNA binding [Evidence IEA]; GO_function: GO:0019237 - centromeric DNA binding [Evidence IDA] [PMID 9407032]; GO_process: GO:0007049 - cell cycle [Evidence IEA]; GO_process: GO:0051301 - cell division [Evidence IEA]; GO_process: GO:0007059 - chromosome segregation [Evidence IGI] [PMID 22561346]; GO_process: GO:0007059 - chromosome segregation [Evidence IMP] [PMID 8408221]; GO_process: GO:0051382 - kinetochore assembly [Evidence IEA]; GO_process: GO:0007067 - mitotic nuclear division [Evidence IEA]; GO_process: GO:0030472 - mitotic spindle organization in nucleus [Evidence IMP] [PMID 8408221]) has product MATDNGDNVPLKQLKRKSGVLGSLSSFVKNKRTSQKVNESQHESIRDITIPTQKDSSQISRQRPSELPRSTISNRIIPSQASQSVSMVLADESSEEIEDENDDKDEHFGLSSPEQERTVLSPRFGVNQPDFGSLDKVDEESDPIENSKDLYQFGNSREDVEEAEQEDDLESPTMPSKLNMNSARDPEPATFHDVHSSPHLEEAPFVDDYDDMSDQEQDGTKESETGRATEVFEEERSEEEHEEYDEHDEQSEVTITESSIKTKPVRPSQAYSFIDTDEEDDDEPDPEVEYSQYVPSQIYDDDDEDDDEETTFANDPVTPARETGLRRSARMKLAPLKFWKNERILFNYDREADAPKIKEVYYAPTPEVKKRKVRRKKKVEPAKPEVLENVTEHEQHPQPNPIEELGEAIEGQPFSVEIEVTDYVENVKSSRIVAWSEKGPSFTQLPQASYSFATLFDRDSAFAAGGFMSIAVDGMKPMKASKYNLYMFYVVSGAVEVTIAESVLRLGKGSAFEIPRGTRYSISNISKTEVKLFFFQGTDTLENHTRGTA; this is encoded by the coding sequence ATGGCCACAGACAACGGGGATAATGTACCACTTAAACAGttgaagagaaagagcGGTGTTCTTGGTAGCCTATCTTCCTTCGTTAAGAATAAACGAACATCACAAAAAGTAAACGAATCGCAACATGAGAGCATCAGAGATATTACAATACCAACACAAAAGGACAGCTCTCAAATCAGCCGGCAGCGACCATCTGAGCTTCCTAGATCAACAATTTCCAATAGAATTATTCCTTCTCAGGCCTCACAATCAGTGTCAATGGTTCTTGCAGATGAGTCATCTGAAGAAATTGAggatgaaaatgatgacaAAGACGAGCATTTTGGTCTCAGCAGTCCCGAACAAGAAAGGACAGTATTATCGCCCAGGTTCGGAGTGAATCAGCCAGATTTTGGCAGTCTTGACAAAGTAGATGAAGAGTCCGATCCCATAGAAAACTCGAAAGATTTGTATCAATTTGGTAATTCACGTGAGGATGTTGAGGAAGCAGAGCAAGAGGATGATCTAGAATCACCTACCATGCCATCTAAGTTGAATATGAATAGTGCGCGAGATCCCGAACCAGCTACATTTCATGACGTTCATAGCAGTCCGCATTTAGAAGAAGCCCCGTTTGTGGACGATTACGACGATATGAGTGATCAGGAGCAGGACGGAACAAAGGAGAGCGAAACAGGAAGGGCAACGGAAGTTTTTGAGGAGGAGAGATCAGAAGAGGAGCATGAGGAATATGATGAACATGATGAACAAAGCGAAGTAACGATAACGGAAAGCTCCATAAAGACAAAGCCTGTTAGACCATCTCAAGCATATTCCTTTATTGATacagatgaagaggatgacgatgaaccTGATCCGGAAGTTGAATACAGTCAGTATGTTCCCTCACAAATAtacgacgatgatgacgaagacgacgatgaggaaACCACATTTGCAAATGACCCCGTAACACCAGCTAGAGAGACAGGACTACGTAGATCAGCTCGTATGAAACTAGCTCCGCTGAAGTTCTGGAAAAACGAACGAATTCTATTCAATTATGATCGGGAAGCTGACGCACCAAAAATAAAGGAAGTTTATTATGCACCGACTCCAGAAGttaagaagagaaaagtTAGACGCAAGAAAAAAGTTGAGCCTGCCAAACCAGAGGTTCTTGAGAATGTAACCGAACATGAACAACACCCGCAACCTAACCCCATAGAAGAACTAGGTGAAGCGATAGAAGGTCAACCGTTTtctgttgaaattgaagtAACTGACTATGTTGAGAATGTCAAATCAAGTCGAATTGTTGCTTGGTCTGAGAAGGGTCCAAGTTTCACCCAATTACCCCAAGCCAGCTATAGTTTCGCCACCCTTTTCGACAGGGATAGTGcttttgctgctggaggaTTCATGTCGATTGCTGTTGACGGAATGAAACCAATGAAGGCGTCAAAGTACAATCTGTATATGTTCTATGTCGTCAGCGGGGCAGTTGAAGTGACAATTGCCGAGTCGGTACTTAGACTTGGAAAGGGAAGTGCGTTTGAAATTCCGCGAGGCACCCGTTACTCTATCTCCAATATTTCAAAGACAGAAGTCAAgctgttcttcttccaagGAACTGACACGTTAGAGAATCACACTCGAGGTACAGCTTGA